The genomic stretch CAGCTATCAGTGTTGGGGACAGCAGCTTCTTGCTGCTTCCCCGATGCTCAGGCTCTCCGCTTTAAtgcccccccttcctcctcccgccAGTGTCAGGGAACAGGGTGGGTGTTCACCTATCTCAGTCTGCCCTGCCTCCTCTGCGGCTGCCACTGACCTCTGGACCAGCTAGGACAGAGCCAGAgaaggcaggcaggagctgcaTCTGCCTTTTGAAGAGGCCTAGGGGCATAGTTCTCCCTTCCTCAGCAAGGCAAGAGGAGAAGCTAGGGTGCTCCATCTTCTAAGCATTAAACAGTCCTTGCATTTGTTGTGATCCTTACAGCTTCCTTTTGGCATAAACTTTACCTGGAAAAGTGGTCCATGGAGAAACCCCTCCTTGGCAATGGCAGTTCTTCTCACAAACCTCTATGAAAGTCTGGGACTTGACATGCCACTCTGGACAGTGTGGCCTGGGCTCCTAGATTTTGCCTCAATAGCAGAAAGAGGCCGTTGCTCATGTTATACaactctgaaagagaaaaggtagAATGACATGGGACAATCTCAGCAATGTTAAAATCCACAGGTCCTGGTCTAGGAGTAAATTTGGGGACAGAAAACAGAGGCAgatcttttggttttatttttgtgtgttttttttttttaagcaaaccaGCTTCTTCAGACGAACACTATCTATTAATCCCTTAGAGTCTGTTGGTTAGTTCCAGACAAAAGTGACAGGCGATGTAGTTCTGAGACACTCACTTCCAACAGGTTTTGTGAAGATCAGATAAGGAGTAAGAACAAATCTGGGTTAGACCCTTTCCTGAGTAAAAGGGACTGATACGACCTGAACAGCTACTGCTTGGTTTTAGCCTGTCAACTGAAGAATCAGCACATAACTGTAGGCCAGTTAATTCTGATGTACTTCTTAAAGAAACAGTTAGGGAAGAACTGGAGAGGgctgaaagcaaaataatgggggcaggagggagttGGGAGAAGATCAGTAGATGTCTATAAAGGAAACTGAAGTTCTTGAAAAGAAGGGAAGGTGAAACTTTAGAAGCAATGGTGGAGAAGCTGAGATTATTGCATTGTTGGCATGGTCAGGCTATAGGGACATAGAAATCAGGTTTTTATTAAGTCTCTTGATAAtctaaaaaaaatgttcatgaaaGGAAGTGGATGGGAACTTCTTAAGGTCATCCATCCCACTTTAAAAACAATGGAGATGCCAGTAACGGACCAAGGCCTTGGAGTGTCCAATAGACATAAACCCTTCTAGTTAGGAAACCTGAGCCTGAaggcagagaacagagaaaaggCTTCAATAGCAGCTCCAGTGCAACTCAGGACTCTCAGAACTTGACTCCATCACCAGCCCACATCGCACTGCTAAACGTATCGAACTGTGGGGCACTGTCTTTTCCCTGATGGTGTTTCCTGCAGGAGAATACCTTGTCTTACAGGCTAGCAGCTTCCATCCTTTCAGTTAATTTCTTCAGCTGGAAGTGTctagaaagcaatgaaaagacACTTTTCCATGATAAATGTGAATCTGATGTTAGTGTTTTGACACTATGGCTCCTGGGTGGGATCTGCACAGATTTTTCAGGAATATACCCTTTCTAATGCTGAAATCCAAAGTCAGAAATATAATTCTTCTCTGTCAGTGCTTGTTGCCCAGACTGGCTTCAGGAAAAATGGAATTCACAAACCGTATCTTACCTCTTATCCCACACTCTGCGGCCTCTTCAGCCAGGACTTACGACTTATCTtatgaggaaaagcaaacaatCTGTGTATCAGCTTTGGCTTGCTGAGTACACTGCTGATTCCAAAGGctctagggagaaaaaaaagtcatccaaagcaaacaaacagaggaggaaaaaagacttttaaaaccaGTAGAATGGATGTGAGGTGATTTATCTTGGTTTCtgaacttcatttcattttagtcGAGTGTACTGCACTATAtggaaaacagggaaaagaacGAAGGAGAAGTCCCAGGGGAAAGTCCTACAACAACTAAACCATCAACAGGACATGTTTAGCAGAGGGTGTTAGCATTATTCCAAATATACTAATGCTGAATCACAGCTGTCTACATGGATGTGATTATTTTGGCAAATTATTTTCTAAGTGTGTGATGTAGCTTAGAATCAAGTCTGAGGAATCTCCTTTGAGGGCTATTGGTAGCTGTTGGGAGATCTTTTAGATGCTGAGAACGAAACATTAAACCTAACTGTGTTATATGCTATATACATAGCCAtcagaagtaaaagtattctatctttatattttaaattcttgAGTGTCACTATCATCTGAAGACTTTCTAATAACTTAAGTATTCTATAAATACATGGGCCAGATCATTTCAGCAATATGAAATCATTGCACTGGAAAAGCtatgaattggaaaaaaaaggataaagggAGTGGGGGGAGTTTTCTGAAATGGATGACTTTTGATGACTTGAGATTTCTAAAGACAGTGAAGAAAAGACAAATCATTACACTGATGTGCTCTTTCCTGTGACAGTGGCTGTATAAATGCAGctaatagaaacaaaaaaatgtgttCCGAAAGCATAACCATAAGCAGAAATAATAGGAAGACTATGAGCTTTTATGTATCAACAAAATGTATGTCAGGTACAAGCATATACCTGAAAACGAACATGTACATGCCACATTGCTAAAGCATTTAAAGcaatctggaaaaatattttgcatgcatTCATTGTATTGACAGGCAAAGCAATTTCTTCACAGGAACCTCACTCCAATCAACAAAGAAAGGTTATTTCATGTTTCAGGTTCACAGCAACGTGGCTGAAGCGAAgaagttaaaacagaaagaaaccacACGAACGAAAAAAAACCACGAAAGAAAGAATCAACTAATCACGCTAAAAGCTTCTTTTACAAAAACGTGAATGAGCCaaagcgccgccggcccccgccccgagCCTTTGTTGGAGCGACGCgaaatggcggcggcggggcagggcggctccgaggggggcggggcagcggcgctCCCGGCCTCGCGCCTCCATTGGGCGGATTTTGCTGCAGACTCGCGGAcggcgcccgccggggcccggctccccccgccgagAGGGAGCCGCCGCCCGCGCATTTCCTGCAGCGgcgcccgcgccgggcccggcatcctgccgcgccgcgccgcccccccacTTCCCTCTTGGCGGCGCCCGCGCGCGAACGTCCCCGTCCCCAGGGAGCGGgcggagagggaggggaagcggGCGGGGAGAAGAACCCGCCCTTGGCCTGCCCCGCAGTCCCCAATCAGGTCGGACCGGCGGCAATATAGGACGGGCGCGGAGACCGCTTCCCGCCACACGCAGCTTGGGTCGGGAGCGGCGCGAGGATGTCTGGTAGAGGCAAGGGCGGGAAGGGGCTCGGCAAGGGGGGCGCCAAGCGGCACCGCAAGGTGCTGCGCGACAACATCCAGGGCATTACCAAGCCTGCCATCCGGCGCctggctcggcgcggcggcgtgAAGCGCATCTCGGGGCTCATCTACGAGGAGACGCGCGGCGTGCTGAAGGTGTTCCTGGAGAACGTGATCCGCGACGCCGTCACCTACACGGAGCACGCCAAGCGCAAGACGGTCACGGCCATGGACGTGGTGTACGCCCTCAAGCGCCAGGGACGCACCCTCTACGGCTTCGGCGGTTAAGCTACTCTCGAGAACGGTCGCGCTGCTGCAACACAAAGGCTCTTTTCAGAGCCACCCAAGCACTCGAGAGAAAGGGCCTAATCACTGTTTATGTTAACGATGTTTAATATTATTGCCAGTTGCACTTTCTCGGAAAACGGGGGCGGGGAGGACGGGCAGTTGCTTGGCGCTTAACCTCGTTTACGTCTCCCCCGTGCACCTTTAAGGCAAAAGTTGCTAGGACAGGAGAAATGCACCGACAGCCCTCCGAAAAGAGGGAGACGGGGGCAGCGTTTCAGTCATACAGCTCCTCAAAGGGGGCTCGGCAGGAAAGCGTCTCTGCAGCGAAACctggcaggcggggggggggggaagggccctgcccgctgccccctccccgcgggtCGTCTTTTAAACGGGAGCGAAAGGGACAGGCAGgcgcaaaaagaggcactcgcgcATAAGCGACAGGCAAAGCGGGGTAGTGCGAGAGCCACGTCCCAGCGCCCCGCCAGCCACTGGCTCGGGAGCAGCGGGCTCACGCGGGCAGCCCCTAAAATGGCGGGACCTTTTCCTCCCGCGCGCTGCTCCGTGAGcggggacagggagggagggagaagagaaacgGCTCGAGACACTTGTAGCACCCCAGgtactgcgggggggggggggggggggagagaacaAGCTGCCAGCCCCGGGCCAGCAcgccctctcccctcctcctgctgcaagggGCCTTGCGGGCCAGACCCCGCCCTCGACTCCGCTCCCCGCCACTTCGAGCCCTAACCCGAGCGGCCCGGGCTCGCCGGGGCTGAAGGCGGGCAGGAAGCGGGGGGAGGACGCAGGGAAGCCAGCGCTAGCTGCCGCTGCTGCGCCTCGCCTGCCGCGCCGCCAGCTCACATTCCCGGCAGCGCCGAAGCCCGCGCCCGGCACGAACCACCAGCCTGCCCCAAGAGCGGCGAGAACAGCTCTCCTCCGTGCCAATGTGGTGGCTCTTAAAAGAGCCTTTGGGTTTGGCGGTCGCGAAGAAGCGCCGGCTCCGGCAGGAGCCTCAGGCGCGCTCGCCGCGGATGCGCCGGGCGAGCTGGATGTCCTTGGGCATGATGGTGACGCGCTTGGCATGGATGGCGCACAGGTTGGTGTCCTCGAAGAGCCCCACCAGGTAGGCCTCGCTCGCCTCCTGCAGCGCCATGACGGCCGAGCTCTGGAAGCGCAGGTCCGTCTTGAAGTCCTGCGCGATCTCGCGCACCAGGCGCTGGAAGGGCAGCTTGCGGATCAGCAGCTCCGTCGACTTCTGGTAGCGCCGGATCTCGCGCAGCGCCACCGTGCCGGGCCGGTAGCGGTGCGGCTTCTTCACGCCGCCCGTGGCCGGCGCGCTCTTGCGGGCCGCCTTGGTAGCCAGCTGCTTGCGCGGCGCCTTCCCGCCTGTCGACTTCCGCGCTGTCTGCTTCGTACGCGCCATCCTCAAGTTTCCTGTTCTCTCACAACCAAAAGCCgaacaataaaaaatgaaacgaGTGCTTGCTGCTGACTCCCATTTATATCCGTGCTCTCCTTCTCGATTGGTTCATCGAAAGCGCCGATCTCATTGGACCAATTTGAAACGCCCGCGTTAACCCAAAGCGCTCTGACTCGGtttctttagtttctttttttttttggggggggggggtcatttcATCGATTTTTTTCTTAGAGCACGCCTTTACATAATTAAATGATAATATAATTATTCCTCATGTAGTTAGACTGTGCTCTCGGTGTAATTGTTTATTTTTCGCACAACGGCTCTCCTCCAAAATAGTAGGAAGTATGTTTTGAggaaagcaaaacttttttctaaagtattctataaaactgaaattaaaataaagctaTTGTAGCTCGtatccaggtgagcaaggagaaaaataaacGTGTTTGAAGTGTTAACGTACAAGAACTGAAGTGCTTACTAATGCAGtgcctctttctttcctgttggtaaagaaacaaaaagttattttttaaagaactgaaCACTTCTTTTTTTATATCTGCCCAACACTCTACGCTACTTCCTATTTCAGACAGTAAAGAACAGCTGAAACCATTGCGTACAAATATTCAGTGATGTGGATGATCTAACCATATATCAATAGTTCAATTCACTCACGAAAAAAAGGAGAACGAAATACTGAAAAGATAAGCGTTCCAttctcctctccccccgccccccttaaAATAAGAGCGGAGAGGAAAGGCTGCAACGTCCTGCTGGggcggagggggcagcggggTGTCTGGGGCTAATGCGGGGGGCGGAGATTGTTTCGAATCCGCCAATGAGATTCGTCCTTCCCCATCGGCCAATGGGGGGGAGGGAGCCGCGTACTATAAATAGGGGCCGCAGTAGCCCAGGATTTTTTTTCGCTTGCTCAGAGAAGTGTAGGGAGAAGAATGGCGCGTACGAAACAGACGGCGCGGAAGTCGACAGGCGGGAAGGCGCCGCGCAAGCAGCTGGCCACCAAGGCGGCCCGCAAGAGCGCGCCGGCCACGGGCGGCGTGAAGAAGCCGCACCGCTACCGGCCCGGCACGGTGGCGCTGCGCGAGATCCGGCGCTACCAGAAGTCGACGGAGCTGCTGATCCGCAAGCTGCCCTTCCAGCGCCTGGTGCGCGAGATCGCGCAGGACTTCAAGACGGACCTGCGCTTCCAGAGCTCGGCCGTCATGGCGCTGCAGGAGGCGAGCGAGGCCTACCTGGTGGGGCTCTTCGAGGACACCAACCTGTGCGCCATCCATGCCAAGCGCGTCACCATCATGCCCAAGGACATCCAGCTCGCCCGGCGCATCCGCGGCGAGCGCGCCTGAGGCTCCTGCCGGAGCCGGCGCTTCTTCGCGACCGCCAAACCCAAAGGCTCTTTTAAGAGCCACCACATTGGCACGGAGGAGAGCTGTTCTCGCCGCTCTTGGGGCAGGCTGGTGGTTCGTGCCGGGCGCGGGCTTCGGCGCTGCCGGGAATGTGAGCTGGCGGCGCGGCAGGCGAGGCGCAGCAGCGGCAGCTAGCGCTGGCTTCCCTGCGTCCTC from Dromaius novaehollandiae isolate bDroNov1 chromosome 1, bDroNov1.hap1, whole genome shotgun sequence encodes the following:
- the LOC112983633 gene encoding histone H4 — protein: MSGRGKGGKGLGKGGAKRHRKVLRDNIQGITKPAIRRLARRGGVKRISGLIYEETRGVLKVFLENVIRDAVTYTEHAKRKTVTAMDVVYALKRQGRTLYGFGG
- the LOC135328259 gene encoding histone H3 — translated: MARTKQTARKSTGGKAPRKQLATKAARKSAPATGGVKKPHRYRPGTVALREIRRYQKSTELLIRKLPFQRLVREIAQDFKTDLRFQSSAVMALQEASEAYLVGLFEDTNLCAIHAKRVTIMPKDIQLARRIRGERA